A genomic stretch from Hydrogenimonas urashimensis includes:
- the msrB gene encoding peptide-methionine (R)-S-oxide reductase MsrB, whose translation MKKIVKSDGEWRKALTPLQYEVCRKKVTEPAFSGEYWDFKGDGTYRCVCCGAPLFDSSDKFDSGTGWPSFTRPVSPDAVDKHEDLSYGMIRTEVTCARCGAHLGHVFPDGPPPTGLRYCINSVSLAFEPKER comes from the coding sequence ATGAAAAAGATTGTCAAAAGCGACGGTGAGTGGCGAAAGGCGCTCACCCCCTTGCAATACGAGGTGTGCCGAAAAAAAGTGACGGAACCGGCTTTTAGTGGTGAATACTGGGATTTCAAAGGCGACGGCACCTACCGTTGCGTCTGCTGCGGAGCGCCCCTTTTCGATTCAAGCGACAAATTCGATTCGGGCACCGGATGGCCCAGCTTCACCCGCCCCGTCTCGCCCGACGCCGTGGATAAACACGAAGACCTCAGCTACGGCATGATTCGCACCGAGGTCACCTGCGCCCGCTGTGGCGCCCACCTGGGGCACGTCTTCCCGGACGGCCCGCCGCCGACAGGTTTGCGGTACTGCATCAACTCTGTCTCTCTTGCGTTCGAGCCCAAAGAGAGATGA